CTGATCACGTCGGCGCGCTGGGTGCTGCACCGCATGCCCAAGCACACCCGCACGGTCTGCATGGAATTCTTCGGCCAGGCGCGCGACGCGATTCCGTCGATCGTCGAGGTCAAGGGCTACCTGGACGGCGAGGGCCGCGCCCGCGGCGCCATCCTGGCCGGCCTGGAGCACCTGGACGAACGCTACCTGCGCGCGGTCGGCTACGCCACCAAGAGCAAGCGCGGTTCGCTGCCCAAGATGGTGCTGATCGGCGACATCGTCGGTGACGACGAGGACGCGGTGGCCGCGGCCGCCAGCGAAGTGGTGCGCCTGGCCAACACCCGCCACGGCGAAGGCTTCGTCGCGGTGAGCGCCGAGGCCCGCAAGAAATTCTGGCTCGACCGCTCGCGCACCGCCGCGATCGCGCGCCACACCAACGCCTTCAAGATCAACGAAGACGTGGTGATCCCGCTGCCGCGCATGGGCGAATACACCGACCATATCGAGCGCATCAACATCGAGCTGTCGACCCGCAACAAGCTGCGTCTGCTGGGCGCGCTGGACGGCTACCTCTGTACGCCGCTGCCGGTCGGCAAGGCGGAAGACGCCGCCGACGACGAGACCCGCGCCGAGGTGCTGGCCGAGCGCACGCGCCAGGCCATCGAGCTGCTGGCCGCGGCGCGCCAGCGCTGGCAATGGCTGCTGGACAACCTGGACCTGCCGCTGGCCGAAGCCATGCCGCAGCTGGACGGGCTGGGCCTGTCGCACGTCAGCGCGGCGCTGGCCGAGCGCCTGGCGGCGCATCCGCAGGCGCGCGTGTTCGACGTGGTGCAGGACCGCACCATCCGCGTGTCGTGGAAGACCGAAGTGCTGGCCGGCCTGCAGGCCGCGTTCTCGGGCGCGGCGCGCAAGCCGATCCTGGACGAGCTGGTCGCGATCCATGGCCGCGTGCTCAAGAGCCGCGTGTTCGTGGCGCTGCACATGCACGCCGGCGACGGCAACGTGCACACCAACATCCCCGTCAACTCGGACGACTACGGCATGCTGCAGGAGGCCCACCAGGCCGTCGAGCGCATCATGCAGATCGCCCGCGACCTGGACGGCGTGATCTCGGGCGAGCATGGCATCGGCCTGACCAAGTACGAGTTCCTGACGGAAGCCGAGCTGGCGCCGTTCCAGGACTACAAGCGCCGCGTCGACCCCAATGGCCACTTCAACGCCGGCAAGCTGATGCCCGGCGCCGACCTGCGCCATGCCTGGACGCCCAGCTTCAACCTGATGGGCCACGAGTCGCTCATCATGCAGCAGAGCGACATCGGCGCCATCTCGGATTCGATCAAGGACTGCCTGCGCTGCGGCAAGTGCAAGCCGGTGTGCGCCACCCACGTGCCGCGCGCCAACCTGCTGTATTCGCCGCGCAACAAGATCCTGGCAACCTCGCTGCTGGTCGAGGCCTTCCTGTACGAAGAGCAGACCCGCCGCGGCGTCAGCCTCAAGCACTGGGAAGAATTCGAGGACGTGGCCGACCACTGCACCGTCTGCCACAAGTGCTACAACCCCTGTCCGGTCGACATCGACTTCGGCGACGTGTCGATGAACATGCGCGCCGTGCTGCGGCGCATGGGCCGCAAGTCGTTCAATCCGGGCACGGCCAGCGCCATGTTCTTCCTGAACGCCAAGGATCCGGCCACCATCAACGCCACCCGCAAGGCGATGGTGGGCGTGGGCTACAAGGTGCAGCGCGCCGCGCATGACCTGCTGTCGGGCCTGGTGAAGAAGCAGACCTCGGCGCCGCCGGCCACGGTCGGCAAGCCGCCGCTGCGCGAGCAGGTGGTGCACTTCGTCAACAAGAAGATGCCTGGCGGGCTGCCCAAGCAGGCCGCGCGCAAGCTGCTGGACATCGAGGACGCGAACTACGTGCCGATCATCCGCGACCCGAAGGCCACCACGGCCGACACGGAAGCGGTGTTCTACTTCCCGGGCTGCGGTTCGGAACGCCTGTTCTCGCAGGTCGGCCTGGCCACCCAGGCGATGCTGTGGCATGCCGGCGTGCAGACCGTGCTGCCGCCGGGCTACCTGTGCTGTGGCTATCCGCAGCGCGGCAACGGCATGACCGACAAGGCCGAGCAGATCATCACCGACAACCGGGTGCTGTTCCACCGCGTCGCCAACACGCTCAACTACCTGGACATCAAGACCGTGGTGGTCAGCTGCGGCACCTGCTACGACCAGCTGGCCGGCTACGAGTTCGAGAAGATCTTCCCGGGCTGCCGCCTGATCGACATCCACGAATACCTGCTGGAAAAGGGCATCAAGCTTGAGGGCGCCAAGGGCGTGCGCTACATGTACCACGACCCCTGCCACACGCCGATGAAGCTGCAGGATCCGATGAAGACGGTGCGGTCGCTGGTGGGCGACGGCGCCGTCAAGAGCGACCGCTGCTGCGGCGAGTCGGGCACGTTGGCGGTCAGCCGGCCGGACATCTCGACCCAGGTGCGTTTCCGCAAGCAGGAAGAGCTGCTCAAGGGCGACGCCGCGCTGCGCACGGATGGCTTCACGGGCGACGTCAAGGTGCTGACCTCGTGCCCGTCGTGCCTGCAGGGCCTGTCGCGCTACCAGGGTGATACGGGCATGGACGCCGACTACATCGTGGTCGAGATGGCGCGCCACATCCTGGGCGAAGGCTGGATGGAAGATTACGTGCGCCGCGCCAACGCGGGCGGCATCGAGCGCGTGCTGGTGTAGCGCGCCGCCGGCCGATGGCCGGATTGCCGCGTCTCGCAACGCCCGGCGGATTCGCCGGGCGTTTTGTTTTGCGCGCGGCGGCGCGGGCGCGCCGTAGCCGCGGCGACTTGTGCTGCTATTTCATTGCAAATAACATTGCGTCTCAATTGTAATGTGAGGTGTCAGCAGTTTCCATGCCCGTTTTCCCCCGAACCCCGCTCCTCGCCGCCGTCCTCGCGACCATGGCCAGCCTGCCCGCCCAGGGCGCCCTGCAACCTGTCGCCGAAGCGCCGCTGTCCGGCGACACCGAATTCCACTGCCGCTTCGGCCAGGACAACAGTACCGAGTGCGTCAGCACGTACCGCTACACCATCCTGACGCTGGCCGGACGCGAGCTGGTCTCGCGCATCGACCGCAGTTATGCCGAGAACGACAGCGTCGAGGTCGAGCGCGCCGAGCTGATCCAGCCCGGCGAAAAGCCGGTGCCGCTGACCGCCGACCAGATCGACACCCGCATGGCGCCGAATCCGGACCAGGGCTTCCTGCGCAACAAGCAGACCTCGCTGGCCTTTCCCAACCTGCGGGTGGGCAGCACCATCGTCTACACGCTGCGCGAGCGTTATGCCGGCATCCCGTCGGCGACGCAATTCCACTATGTGCTGGGCTTGCAGCCGCGGGCCGTACGCCAGGAGCGCTTCCGCGCCGAGTTCAGCGCCGACCGCCCCATGGTCTGGCGCACCGAGGCGATGGACGCCTACCGCGTCGAGGCCACGCCCGACGCGCGGCGCATCACGGTGGAACTGAAGGCCACGCCGTACTACTACGCCTACGTCAACGAGTCGGACAAGGGCTATCTGCGCCAGTCGCCGCGCCTGGAGATCGGCAGTTCGGCCGCGCTGCAGGACCACTTCGGTCCGTTCGCGGCGCGCTACAACGCCATCCTGGCGGCCGCGCTGCCCGATGGCGCGGCCAAGGCCGTCGCGGCGCAGCAGGGCAAGACGCCGGCGCAGGCCGTGGCCAGCCTGATGCGCCACATCCACGAACGCTATCGCTACCTGGGCGACTGGCGCAGCAGCGAGCGCGGGCAGATCCCGTTCGCGCTGGACGAGATCGAACGGCGCGGCTACGGCGACTGCAAGGACCTGTCGGTGCTGCTGACCGCCATGCTGCGCGCGGCCGGCATCGCCGCCGAACCCGCGCTGGTGACGCGCGGCACCGTGGCGCCGTCGGTGTTGCTGCCGGGGCTGTCGGCGCCCAACCACGCCATCGTGCGCGCCCAGGTGCAGGGCGAGACCTGGTGGCTGGATCCCACCAATCCGGTGTTCGTGCCGGGTTTCACCATGCCCGACATCCAGCAGCGCTGGGCCTTCGTCATGGACGGCCAGGGTAATGTGCGGCGCGAGGACATCCCGCTGGAACGCCCCGCGTCCAGCGTCGCGGTGACGCGCCATGCGCAATTCGGCGACGACGGACAGGCCGAGGTGCGCGCCTCGGTCGAGGTCGCGCGCATGGTGGCCGCGGAAATCAGCGCGGGCGACCAGCAGAACGGCGCGACGGCCATGGACCAGGCGCTGTGCCGCGGCTTCGCCGCCGAGAACCGCGACTGCCAGCTGCGCCGCGCCGCCAGCGATTTCGTGGTGCCGGCGGCCTACCGCATCGACGCCGCGCTGGTGGACCTGCGGGCGCTGGCACGGGTCGGCCGCCAGCAGGTCTACACGCACACCGAACTGAGCGATGACTGGGAGTTCTTCGCGCGCTACCGCCAGGCGGGCCAGTTGGCCGACATCTACCTTGGCACGCCGGAAACCACGTCCTATGACGTGACGCTGGCCGGCGGCAAGGTCGACGCGGCGCCGCTGCATTGCCAGGTGCGTTCGCCATGGATCGACGTGGATCTGGACGGCAAGCCGTCCAAGTCGGGCTACCAGTACCGCTACCGCAGCGCCAGGAAGGTCAGCTGGTTCAGCCATGACGAGATCGGCTCGGAGGCCTTCGGGCAGGCGATCGCGCAGGGCCGGCAATGCGTCGAGGCATTGCGCATGGTGGTGACGTTGCCGCGCAAGTGAGCGCCGGAGCGAACCTCGCCACCCAAGAAAAAACGCGGCCGCAAGGCCGCGTTTTTCATATCAGGCAGGTCGCGCTCATTCGAGCTTGATGTTGGCCTTCTTGATGACTTCCGCCCAGGCGGTGCGTTCCTTGTCGGCATAGGCCTTGAATTCCTGCGCCGACAGCGGCATGGGGATGACGCCCATGTCCAGCATCTTCTGCGATACGGCGGGCGACTTCAGCGCGGCGTCGAGTTCGGCGGACAGTTTCTTGACCACCGGCTCGGGCAGGCCGCCGGGCGCGACCAGGCCTTGCCAGGCGTAGGCGGTGAAGTCCGACACCCCCTGCTCGGCCATGGTGGGCGTGTCCGGCAGCACGGCGACGCGCTCGGGCGTGGCCGCGGCCAGCACGCGCAGCTTGCCGGCCTTGACGTTGGGCAGGCCCGCGGCCAGGTCGATGAACATCACGTCCACCTGTCCGCCCAGCAGATCCTGGATGGCGGGCGCCGCGCCCTTGTAGGGCACGTGCAGCAGGTTGGCGCCGGTGCGCTGCTTGAACAGCTCCAGCGCCAGGTGGTGCGGCGAGCCGGCGCCGGCCGAGGCGGCGGTCAGCTTGCCGGGTTCCTTCTTGGCGGCCTGGATCACGTCGTCGACCGTCTTGTAGGGCGAGTTGACGTTCACCGCCAGCAGCAGCGGGAACTTGGCGATGCCGCCGATGTAGGTGAACTTGGACGGGTCGTAGGCCAGCTTGGCGTACAGCGTGGGGTTGTACGCCAGCGTGCCGGAATCGGCGGTGCCGACGACGTAGCCGCTGGGTTCGGCCTGCGAGATCGCGGTGGCGCCGATGATGGTGGCGGCGCCGGGGCGGTTCTCGACCACGATGGTCTGGCCGAGCGGCTTCTCGATGCCGCTGGCGACGGTGCGCGCGACCACGTCGGCGCCGCCGCCGGCCGGGTAGGGCACGATCCAGCGGACGGGTTGGGTGGGCCAGGATTGGGCCGTGGCCGCGGTGGCGGCCAGCGACAGGGCGGCAAGCGCCAAGAGGCGCCGGGCGTGTTTGTGCATGGGGTGTCTCCTCGTTTTTTTGCGAGGGTATTATGCCCCGGCCGCCCGGCAATGTGCGCTCGTTTACGACCCCGGAAACAGCGGCTTATTGCGGATCGGGGTAGCTGCGGGCGCCGAAGAGGGCGGTGCCGATACGCACTTCGGTCGAGCCTTCCTCGATCGCCAGCTCGAAATCGCCGCTCATGCCCATGGACAGGCGCTCCAGCGACACCCCGGCGATGCCTTCCTGGCGCAGGCGGTCGCGCAGCTCGCGCAGGCCGCGGAAGCAGGCGCGCACTTCGAGCGGGTCGGGCGAATTGGCCGCCATCGTCATCAGGCCCTGCACCCGCAGGGTGGGGAAGTCCGCCGTGACGCGGCGCAGGAACGCCGCCACGTCGTCGGGGGCCATGCCGTACTTGCTGGGTTCGCTGGAGGTCTTGACCTGCACCAGCACGTCCAGGGTCCGGCCCTCATTGACCAGGCGGCGGTGCAGGGCCTCGGCCAGGTCGAGCCGGTCGAGCGATTGCAGCTCGGTGGCGTCGCGCGCCGCGTCCTTGGCCTTGTTGGTCTGCAAGTGGCCGATCAGGACCCATTGCAGGCCCTGGCCCGCCAGCGCGGCCGCCTTCTGGCGCAGTTCCTGGGTCTTGTTCTCGCCGAAACGGGTCAGGCCCAGGGCCATGGCCTCGCGCACGGCATCCACCTCGAACGTCTTGCTGACGGGCAGCAGCGTCACGCTGTCCGGCGTCCGGCCGGCGCGTTCGCAGGCCTGGGCGATGCGTTGCCGGATCCGGGCCAGGCGGCTGGCCATGGTGTCTACATCGGTCATGCGGGTCTCTTGGGAACGGAATGTCCCATAGTGTAGGACGCGCGTGCACCGTTTCGCCACACCGGGCCGCGCGCGGGCGCGTCTTCGTTGACCCTGTCTGAGCGGCAGGCTTAGAATTTGTCGATATTTGTTTAGATTTCAATGTTCTAAACCCGCCGGCGCCGTCCCTGCACGGCGCGGGTCCTTCCTTTCTCCTCGTCGTCCCTTCCGCCATGTCCAGCGCCGCGCCCGAGTACGCTTTTGCCACGCCTTTCCTGAATCCCCCCGCTTCCCCGATCCGCTCGCTGATGCCCTACGCGATGCGCCCCGGCACCATTTCGCTGGCGGGCGGCTATCCCGCGCAGGAGCTGTTCGACGTGGACGGCCTGACGATCGCGTCGACCCAGGTGCTGGCGCGCCTGGGCGCCTGCCTGCAGTACTCCAACATCGATGGCCAGGCCAGCCTGCGCAACGAACTGGCGCGCCTGTCGGCGGCGCGCGGCCTGCCCTGCAATCCGGACACCGAACTGGCCGTCACCGGCGGTTCGCAGCAGGCCATGGCCTTGCTGAGCCGCGTGATGCTGCAGCCCGGCGACCACGCCATCATCGAATCGCCCGCGTTTCCCAATTCCGTGCAGGCGCTGCGCTACACCGGCGCCACCGTGCACACCGTGCCGTCCGGCCCGGACGGCGTCGATATCGACGCGCTGGACGAACTGGCCGCGCGCATCAAGCCCAAGATCGTCTGCGTGGTGGCCTCGTTCTCCAATCCCTGTGGCGCCACCATCTCGCGCCAGCGCCGCCTGCGGCTGCTGGAACTGGCGGTCAAGCACCGCTTCCTGATCGTCGAGGACGATCCCTACAGCGAACTGCGCTTTGCCGGCGAAGCCGTGCCGCCGATCATGGCGCTGGCCGAGGGCGAAGCCCGCAACTGGGCCGTGTACCTGGCCAGCATGTCCAAGACCATGGCGCCCGCGCTGCGCATCGGCTGGCTGGTGGCCCCGCCCGAGATCCGCCGCCGCTGCGTCGGCGCCAAGGCCGCCGACGACATGGCCTCGTCCGCCTGGATCCAGGAAGTGGTGGCGCAATACCTGGCCAACGGCCGCTACGAAGAACACGTGCCGCGCATCCGCGCCGCCTATGGCCTGCGTTGCGACGCCATGGCCGAAGGCCTGACGCGCGAGCTCGACGGCCGCATCACGTTCCGCAAGCCCGAGGGCGGCATGTTTTTCTGGGCGCGCCTGACCGGCGAGGTCGATGCCACCCGCCTGCTGCCATACGCCATCGAGCACGAAGTGGTCTATGTGCCGGGCAAGGCGTTCTACGCGGACGCGGGCAAGGCCGACCTGCACGCCATGCGCATGTCGTTCGCCACCATGAACGAAAGCCAGATCGCGCAGGGCATGCAGCGGCTCAGCCGCGCGCTGGACGCCTGCGAGGCCAACCAGCCGGTGTCGATTTCGCTGGCGGCGTGATATACCCAAATAAGCGCTTGTTATTTGGCGCGGGCGCTTCATGCCGATAAGCTTCTCGCCTCGGCGCGCTTGCGCGCCCCGCTACAACAGGGCGCCTGCGCGTCCCGGTACAACAGGAAAACAAGTCATGAACATTGCAAAAGGGTTGGCGGGCGCGGCGTTGTTGTTTGCCGCGGCACAAGGGGCACAAGCCGCGACGCTGGACGTCGTGCGCCAGCGCGGGGCGGTCACCTGCGGCACCACCACGGGCTTCGCGGGCTTCTCCGCGCCCGACGCGCAGGGCAAGTGGCAGGGGCTGGACGTGGACCTGTGCCGCGCCATCGCCGCGGCCGTGTTCGGCGACGCCGACAAGATCAAGGTCGTTCCGCTGAACTCGCAGCAGCGCTTCACCGCGCTGCAGTCGGGCGAAGTCGACGTGCTGACCCGCAACACCACCGTGACCCAGCAGCGCGACACCGCGCTGGGCATCATCCACGCGGGCATCAACTTCTACGACGGCCAGGGCTTCCTGGTGCCCAAGTCGCTGGGCGTCAAGAGCGCCAAGGAAATCAACGGCGCGACCATCTGCCTGCAGACTGGCACCTCGAACGAGAACACGCTGGCCGACTGGGCGCGCGCCAACAAGGTCACCTACAAGCCGGTGGTGATCGAGACCTTCAACGAAGTGGTCAACGCCTTTGCCGCGGGCCGCTGCGACGTGTTTTCGACCGACGCCTCGGGCCTGGCCTCGATCCGCATCTCCAAGCTG
The window above is part of the Achromobacter deleyi genome. Proteins encoded here:
- a CDS encoding Bug family tripartite tricarboxylate transporter substrate binding protein, coding for MHKHARRLLALAALSLAATAATAQSWPTQPVRWIVPYPAGGGADVVARTVASGIEKPLGQTIVVENRPGAATIIGATAISQAEPSGYVVGTADSGTLAYNPTLYAKLAYDPSKFTYIGGIAKFPLLLAVNVNSPYKTVDDVIQAAKKEPGKLTAASAGAGSPHHLALELFKQRTGANLLHVPYKGAAPAIQDLLGGQVDVMFIDLAAGLPNVKAGKLRVLAAATPERVAVLPDTPTMAEQGVSDFTAYAWQGLVAPGGLPEPVVKKLSAELDAALKSPAVSQKMLDMGVIPMPLSAQEFKAYADKERTAWAEVIKKANIKLE
- a CDS encoding YggS family pyridoxal phosphate-dependent enzyme, translating into MTDVDTMASRLARIRQRIAQACERAGRTPDSVTLLPVSKTFEVDAVREAMALGLTRFGENKTQELRQKAAALAGQGLQWVLIGHLQTNKAKDAARDATELQSLDRLDLAEALHRRLVNEGRTLDVLVQVKTSSEPSKYGMAPDDVAAFLRRVTADFPTLRVQGLMTMAANSPDPLEVRACFRGLRELRDRLRQEGIAGVSLERLSMGMSGDFELAIEEGSTEVRIGTALFGARSYPDPQ
- a CDS encoding amino acid ABC transporter substrate-binding protein: MNIAKGLAGAALLFAAAQGAQAATLDVVRQRGAVTCGTTTGFAGFSAPDAQGKWQGLDVDLCRAIAAAVFGDADKIKVVPLNSQQRFTALQSGEVDVLTRNTTVTQQRDTALGIIHAGINFYDGQGFLVPKSLGVKSAKEINGATICLQTGTSNENTLADWARANKVTYKPVVIETFNEVVNAFAAGRCDVFSTDASGLASIRISKLQKPDDYVVLPEIISKEPLGPFVRQGDDAWLNIVRWSLSAMIEAEEYGVTSKNVDEQAKSDNPNIKRILGVTPGGGANLGLDEKWAYNIVKQVGNYGESFERNVGEGSPLKIKRGLNAQWTQGGLMYALPIR
- a CDS encoding PLP-dependent aminotransferase family protein, whose translation is MSSAAPEYAFATPFLNPPASPIRSLMPYAMRPGTISLAGGYPAQELFDVDGLTIASTQVLARLGACLQYSNIDGQASLRNELARLSAARGLPCNPDTELAVTGGSQQAMALLSRVMLQPGDHAIIESPAFPNSVQALRYTGATVHTVPSGPDGVDIDALDELAARIKPKIVCVVASFSNPCGATISRQRRLRLLELAVKHRFLIVEDDPYSELRFAGEAVPPIMALAEGEARNWAVYLASMSKTMAPALRIGWLVAPPEIRRRCVGAKAADDMASSAWIQEVVAQYLANGRYEEHVPRIRAAYGLRCDAMAEGLTRELDGRITFRKPEGGMFFWARLTGEVDATRLLPYAIEHEVVYVPGKAFYADAGKADLHAMRMSFATMNESQIAQGMQRLSRALDACEANQPVSISLAA
- a CDS encoding DUF3857 domain-containing transglutaminase family protein; translation: MPVFPRTPLLAAVLATMASLPAQGALQPVAEAPLSGDTEFHCRFGQDNSTECVSTYRYTILTLAGRELVSRIDRSYAENDSVEVERAELIQPGEKPVPLTADQIDTRMAPNPDQGFLRNKQTSLAFPNLRVGSTIVYTLRERYAGIPSATQFHYVLGLQPRAVRQERFRAEFSADRPMVWRTEAMDAYRVEATPDARRITVELKATPYYYAYVNESDKGYLRQSPRLEIGSSAALQDHFGPFAARYNAILAAALPDGAAKAVAAQQGKTPAQAVASLMRHIHERYRYLGDWRSSERGQIPFALDEIERRGYGDCKDLSVLLTAMLRAAGIAAEPALVTRGTVAPSVLLPGLSAPNHAIVRAQVQGETWWLDPTNPVFVPGFTMPDIQQRWAFVMDGQGNVRREDIPLERPASSVAVTRHAQFGDDGQAEVRASVEVARMVAAEISAGDQQNGATAMDQALCRGFAAENRDCQLRRAASDFVVPAAYRIDAALVDLRALARVGRQQVYTHTELSDDWEFFARYRQAGQLADIYLGTPETTSYDVTLAGGKVDAAPLHCQVRSPWIDVDLDGKPSKSGYQYRYRSARKVSWFSHDEIGSEAFGQAIAQGRQCVEALRMVVTLPRK
- a CDS encoding DUF3683 domain-containing protein; protein product: MNAPLASHILNGATPPATPARLREIPYNYTSFSDREIVGRLLGDDAWSLLTDLRGERRTGRSARMLYEVLGDIWVVRRNPYLQDDLLDNPKRRKQLIDALHHRLGEIDRRREPGAPAEVGHDPHRDEKVLGLLGRARSAIAAFEGEFDQTAMLRKQAQKVLGRITARDNIKFDGLSRVSHVTDATDWRVEYPFVVLTPDTEDEIAALVTACIELGLTIVPRGGGTGYTGGAIPLTWKSAVINTEKFDKLGKVESCILPGLTEPVAVIHAGAGVVTKRVSEAAEAAGFVFAVDPTSAEASCVGGNIAMNAGGKKAVLWGTALDNLAWWRMVDPDGNWLEVTRLAHNMGKIHDVDVARFELKWFDGRGKPGERLLKTETLEIAGRVFRKEGLGKDVTDKFLAGLPGIQKEGCDGLITSARWVLHRMPKHTRTVCMEFFGQARDAIPSIVEVKGYLDGEGRARGAILAGLEHLDERYLRAVGYATKSKRGSLPKMVLIGDIVGDDEDAVAAAASEVVRLANTRHGEGFVAVSAEARKKFWLDRSRTAAIARHTNAFKINEDVVIPLPRMGEYTDHIERINIELSTRNKLRLLGALDGYLCTPLPVGKAEDAADDETRAEVLAERTRQAIELLAAARQRWQWLLDNLDLPLAEAMPQLDGLGLSHVSAALAERLAAHPQARVFDVVQDRTIRVSWKTEVLAGLQAAFSGAARKPILDELVAIHGRVLKSRVFVALHMHAGDGNVHTNIPVNSDDYGMLQEAHQAVERIMQIARDLDGVISGEHGIGLTKYEFLTEAELAPFQDYKRRVDPNGHFNAGKLMPGADLRHAWTPSFNLMGHESLIMQQSDIGAISDSIKDCLRCGKCKPVCATHVPRANLLYSPRNKILATSLLVEAFLYEEQTRRGVSLKHWEEFEDVADHCTVCHKCYNPCPVDIDFGDVSMNMRAVLRRMGRKSFNPGTASAMFFLNAKDPATINATRKAMVGVGYKVQRAAHDLLSGLVKKQTSAPPATVGKPPLREQVVHFVNKKMPGGLPKQAARKLLDIEDANYVPIIRDPKATTADTEAVFYFPGCGSERLFSQVGLATQAMLWHAGVQTVLPPGYLCCGYPQRGNGMTDKAEQIITDNRVLFHRVANTLNYLDIKTVVVSCGTCYDQLAGYEFEKIFPGCRLIDIHEYLLEKGIKLEGAKGVRYMYHDPCHTPMKLQDPMKTVRSLVGDGAVKSDRCCGESGTLAVSRPDISTQVRFRKQEELLKGDAALRTDGFTGDVKVLTSCPSCLQGLSRYQGDTGMDADYIVVEMARHILGEGWMEDYVRRANAGGIERVLV